One segment of Pelecanus crispus isolate bPelCri1 chromosome 2, bPelCri1.pri, whole genome shotgun sequence DNA contains the following:
- the RP9 gene encoding retinitis pigmentosa 9 protein → MSHRAPRGQEEEEEEEEEEGAEEEAARGSQERPKSHAEPAASGGRTQDRHERKRKRQEAQQLQKLQHLESFYEKPPPGLIKENETKPEDCIPDVPGNESAREFLAHAPTKGLWMPLGKEVKVMQCWRCKRYGHRTGDKECPFFIKGNQKLEQFRVAHEDPMYDIIRENKRHEKEMRIQQLKQLLEDSTSEDDDDNSDDSDQDEEDGSSSTSSECRDKHKKKKRKKEKKKKEKKKKKKRKRKSSKSNEKSESD, encoded by the exons ATGTCCCACAGGGCGCcgagggggcaggaggaggaggaggaggaggaagaggaggagggggcggAGGAGGAAGCGGCGAGGGGCAGCCAGGAGCGGCCCAAGAGCCATGCGGAGCCTGCGGCGAGCGGCGGCAGGACCCAGGACCGGCATGAGAGGAAACGGAAGAGGCAGGAGGCGCAGCAGCTCCAgaagctccagcacctggagtcCTT CTACGAGAAACCTCCCCCAGGGCTAATTAAG gagaatgaaacaaaaccagaagactgCATACCTGATGTACCAGGCAATGAAAGCGCACGAGAATTCCTGGCACATGCCCCTACAAAAGGGCTTTGGATGCCTTTGGGGAAAGAAGTCAAAGTCATGCAGT gttggAGGTGTAAACGTTACGGACACAGAACAGGAGATAAAGAATGCCCATTCTTTATTAAAGGCAATCAGAAATTGGAACAATTTAGAGTA GCACATGAAGATCCAATGTACGATATAATAAGGGAAAATAAAcgtcatgaaaaagaaatgag GATACAGCAACTGAAGCAGCTCCTGGAGGACTCTACCtcagaagatgatgatgataacaGTGATGACAGTGATCAGGATGAAGAAGATGGCAGCAGCTCTACTTCCTCAGAATGTAGAGataaacacaagaagaaaaagagaaagaaggaaaagaaaaaaaaagaaaagaagaagaagaaaaagagaaagcgtAAATCATCTAAATCTAACGAGAAGTCAGAATCTGACTGA